One genomic region from Candidatus Neomarinimicrobiota bacterium encodes:
- a CDS encoding nodulation protein NfeD produces MMSLAFSKNAVYKITISGIIDLGLPPYIERVIETAEKDSADAIIFDIETPGGRVDAATQIKDAILGTDILTIAFINRRAISAGALISLSCEKIYMTGGGTIGAATAVDMQGNKASEKVISYMREEMASTAEIRGKDVTIARGMVDDSLSFTHLVIDGDSLEVNDIEGRKKGKLITLTTNLALKYKIADGEAESIEEVLNKIGLTNAIIKSSKENWSENLVRFLTNPIVASLLMTFGFLGILFELQSSGWGVPGTFGGVCLLLSLSASYIAKLATATDFIIIIVGVLLLLAEILFIPGFGIAGVSGIVIIFWGIYELLLPDIPVGAEAMSDAITGLTIGIIGGLIGLALLFRLVIKTKFWENLTAPGSENRKEGYSTSIGLESYAGQNGIADTDLRPSGWILVQEERIFVITEGTFINKGDSVKILSVDGNRVLVRQLNTEEK; encoded by the coding sequence ATGATGTCTTTAGCGTTCTCAAAGAATGCCGTCTATAAAATTACAATATCTGGAATTATTGACCTTGGATTGCCACCTTATATAGAGCGAGTAATAGAAACGGCAGAAAAAGATAGTGCAGATGCAATTATTTTTGATATAGAGACTCCGGGTGGAAGGGTTGATGCAGCAACTCAAATAAAAGATGCAATACTCGGAACTGATATTTTAACAATTGCATTTATAAATCGCCGCGCAATTTCAGCAGGAGCCTTGATTTCATTATCCTGTGAAAAAATTTATATGACCGGTGGCGGAACTATTGGAGCAGCAACGGCAGTAGATATGCAAGGAAATAAGGCGTCTGAAAAAGTCATCAGTTATATGCGCGAAGAAATGGCATCGACCGCAGAAATAAGAGGAAAGGATGTGACTATTGCCCGTGGAATGGTTGATGATAGTTTGAGCTTCACTCATCTTGTGATAGATGGCGATTCATTGGAAGTCAACGATATTGAAGGCAGGAAAAAAGGAAAACTCATTACTCTTACTACAAACCTAGCGCTTAAATATAAAATTGCTGATGGAGAGGCAGAGTCAATTGAAGAAGTGCTAAATAAGATTGGGTTAACAAACGCAATTATAAAATCTTCCAAAGAAAACTGGTCCGAAAATTTGGTTCGTTTTTTGACGAATCCCATTGTTGCTTCGCTGTTAATGACATTTGGGTTTTTAGGAATTTTATTTGAATTACAAAGTTCCGGCTGGGGAGTTCCCGGTACCTTTGGTGGTGTCTGTCTTCTGTTGTCTTTAAGCGCTTCGTATATTGCAAAATTAGCAACCGCTACAGATTTCATTATCATTATAGTTGGCGTTCTTCTACTTCTCGCAGAAATTCTTTTTATTCCAGGATTCGGAATTGCAGGTGTTTCAGGAATTGTCATTATATTTTGGGGTATTTATGAACTATTATTACCAGATATTCCTGTGGGTGCAGAGGCTATGTCCGATGCCATTACGGGGCTGACTATTGGGATTATCGGCGGACTAATTGGTCTCGCACTTCTATTTAGATTGGTTATCAAAACAAAATTTTGGGAAAATTTGACTGCTCCTGGATCTGAAAATCGAAAAGAAGGTTACTCAACCTCAATCGGGTTGGAAAGTTATGCTGGTCAAAACGGAATTGCTGATACAGATCTACGCCCTTCGGGTTGGATATTAGTTCAAGAAGAACGCATTTTTGTGATAACGGAAGGCACATTTATTAATAAAGGTGACTCTGTAAAGATTCTATCAGTTGATGGAAACAGAGTTTTGGTAAGACAATTAAATACAGAGGAGAAGTAG
- the floA gene encoding flotillin-like protein FloA (flotillin-like protein involved in membrane lipid rafts), which yields MNPASIILLSLVLVFVILLFYFVPIGMWIQSVVSLGIGKITIIDLIRMRLRKIQPRLIVDAVINLQKAGLANIKTDMLETHFMAGGNIVNIVHALISADKANIPLTYETATAIDLAGRDVKTAVETSVYPKVIDAPREGFLSAVAKDGIELKARARVTVRTNIPGLIGGATDDTIIARVGEGIVSAIGSSVSYGGVLENPDNISRAVLNKGLDAGTAFEILSIDIADLDVGKNVGAQLQADQAEADLRVAQARAETRRAMAVAEEQEMKARTQEMQAKVVASEAEVPLAMAQAFREGKLGVFDYVNMKNIQADTSMRESISGGSESKTDQHPDKNPD from the coding sequence ATGAACCCCGCATCAATTATATTATTATCATTAGTATTAGTATTTGTTATACTCTTGTTTTATTTCGTTCCGATAGGAATGTGGATTCAATCAGTGGTCAGTTTGGGAATAGGCAAAATTACCATTATTGATCTTATTAGAATGAGATTACGAAAAATTCAACCACGGCTTATTGTAGATGCTGTAATTAATCTTCAAAAAGCTGGGCTTGCAAATATCAAAACTGATATGCTTGAAACCCATTTTATGGCTGGAGGAAATATTGTAAATATCGTCCATGCTCTCATTTCAGCTGATAAGGCAAATATCCCGCTGACATATGAAACAGCAACAGCAATTGATCTTGCAGGGCGAGATGTAAAAACCGCAGTTGAAACGAGTGTCTATCCAAAAGTAATAGATGCACCGCGGGAAGGTTTTTTATCAGCGGTAGCGAAAGATGGAATTGAATTAAAGGCAAGAGCCAGAGTTACAGTGCGAACTAATATTCCCGGTCTTATTGGCGGCGCAACGGACGATACAATTATCGCTAGAGTAGGAGAAGGCATAGTGAGCGCAATTGGATCCTCTGTGAGTTATGGAGGAGTTTTGGAAAACCCAGATAATATTTCTCGCGCTGTTTTGAATAAAGGATTGGATGCCGGCACAGCTTTTGAAATTCTCTCGATTGATATCGCAGATTTGGATGTTGGGAAAAATGTTGGGGCACAACTTCAAGCAGATCAGGCTGAAGCAGATTTGAGAGTTGCCCAAGCTCGAGCTGAAACTCGTCGTGCTATGGCAGTGGCAGAAGAACAGGAAATGAAAGCCCGAACACAAGAAATGCAAGCAAAAGTGGTTGCATCTGAGGCAGAGGTTCCCTTGGCAATGGCACAAGCCTTTAGAGAAGGTAAATTGGGCGTATTTGACTATGTAAATATGAAAAACATTCAAGCTGATACTTCTATGCGAGAATCCATTTCTGGTGGATCAGAATCCAAAACCGATCAACATCCCGATAAAAATCCTGATTAG